One Paraburkholderia kururiensis DNA window includes the following coding sequences:
- a CDS encoding IclR family transcriptional regulator, translating into MNNGDGKDSEGAAERDHQDQRDEPKDDSDRYRAPALDKGLDILELLSDQRGGLTRAEITKLLGRNASEIYRMLERLVARQYVVRSEGGDRYSLSLKLFALAHRHPPMERLIAYAQPLMHRFANTAEQSCHLAVYDRGNLLVIAQVDGPGTWGIAVRLGSRVGLVDTGSGRTMLAFQAPEQRAHMLAEHTKVKGEVAINHDALEDACERIRAAGFLRKESQQIFGVTDVTFPLLGPSGQAIAALTCPFLKRIDEYVAPSLDDATNLLRETAEALSMFREADGANAVAAT; encoded by the coding sequence ATGAACAACGGGGACGGAAAGGACAGCGAAGGCGCGGCAGAGCGCGATCACCAGGATCAACGCGACGAGCCGAAAGACGACTCCGACCGCTACCGCGCGCCGGCGCTCGACAAGGGGCTCGACATACTGGAGCTGCTTTCGGACCAGCGCGGCGGCCTCACGCGCGCCGAAATCACAAAGCTGCTGGGCCGTAACGCGAGCGAGATCTATCGCATGCTCGAGCGGCTCGTGGCGCGCCAATACGTGGTGCGGTCCGAAGGCGGCGACCGCTATTCGCTCTCGCTCAAACTCTTTGCGCTCGCGCACCGGCACCCGCCCATGGAGCGGCTGATCGCGTACGCGCAGCCGCTCATGCATCGCTTCGCGAACACGGCCGAGCAGTCGTGCCACCTCGCCGTCTACGATCGCGGCAACCTGCTCGTGATCGCGCAGGTGGACGGTCCCGGCACGTGGGGCATCGCGGTGCGGCTCGGTTCGCGCGTGGGTCTCGTGGACACCGGCTCGGGCCGCACCATGCTCGCGTTTCAGGCGCCGGAGCAGCGTGCGCACATGCTCGCGGAGCACACCAAGGTGAAGGGCGAAGTAGCCATCAACCACGACGCCCTGGAAGACGCCTGCGAGCGCATCCGCGCCGCCGGCTTCCTGCGCAAGGAAAGCCAGCAGATCTTCGGCGTGACGGACGTGACGTTTCCGCTGCTCGGGCCATCGGGCCAGGCCATCGCGGCGCTCACGTGCCCGTTCCTGAAACGCATCGACGAATACGTGGCGCCCTCGCTCGACGACGCCACGAACCTGCTGCGCGAAACAGCCGAAGCGCTTTCGATGTTTCGCGAGGCGGATGGGGCCAACGCGGTGGCGGCGACCTAG
- a CDS encoding UxaA family hydrolase: MSGPLPTDPRLILLSPEDNCLIAGARLEAGTQLDIEGERVTLAKTIDVGHKVARRALAKEEKVVRYGAPIGHMTAPAARGEHLHTHNLESDYLPTYTHDSGHEFVNH; this comes from the coding sequence TTGAGCGGCCCATTGCCTACCGACCCGCGTCTGATCCTGCTGAGCCCGGAGGACAACTGCCTGATTGCGGGCGCGCGTCTGGAAGCGGGCACGCAGCTGGACATCGAAGGCGAGCGCGTCACGCTGGCGAAGACCATCGACGTGGGCCACAAGGTGGCTCGCCGCGCGCTGGCGAAAGAAGAGAAGGTGGTGCGCTACGGCGCTCCCATCGGCCATATGACCGCGCCCGCAGCGCGCGGCGAGCACTTGCATACCCACAACCTGGAAAGCGACTACCTGCCCACCTACACCCACGACTCGGGCCACGAGTTCGTGAACCACTGA
- a CDS encoding UxaA family hydrolase: MSETDVIESSAGGSATGDPGEARPALQGWLRGDGRKGVRNVVAVAYLVECAHHVAREIVGHFRAPLGGFEVGAAGGTDSASGQPPVHLIGFPGCYPNSYAEKMMQQLATHPNVGAVLFVSLGCESMNKHYLADVVRESGRPVEVLTIQEKGGTRSTIEYGVDWVRDARRQLAAQPKVAMALDELVIGTICGGSDGTSGITANPAVGRAFDHLIAHGATCIFEETGELVGCEYHMKNRAARPELGEAIVASVEKAARYYTVLGHGSFAVGNADGGLTTQEEKSLGAYAKSGASPIVGIVKPGDVPPTGGLYLLDVVPDGEPRFGFPNISDNAEIAELIACGAHVILFTTGRGSVVGSAISPVIKVCANPVTYRNLSGDMDVDAGRILEGRATLDEVGREVFEQTLAVAQGAPSKSEALGHQEFILTYKTFEPVGPACLPASVQPRGAIAIASN; this comes from the coding sequence ATGAGCGAAACAGACGTAATCGAATCATCGGCGGGCGGCTCGGCAACGGGCGACCCGGGCGAGGCGCGGCCCGCGCTGCAAGGCTGGCTGCGCGGCGACGGCCGCAAGGGCGTGCGCAACGTGGTGGCCGTGGCCTATCTCGTGGAGTGCGCGCATCACGTGGCGCGTGAGATCGTCGGGCATTTCCGCGCGCCGCTGGGCGGCTTCGAGGTGGGTGCGGCGGGTGGGACGGATTCGGCGTCAGGGCAACCGCCCGTGCATCTGATCGGCTTTCCCGGCTGCTATCCGAACAGTTACGCGGAAAAGATGATGCAGCAGCTCGCCACGCATCCGAACGTGGGCGCCGTGCTGTTCGTCTCGCTGGGCTGCGAGAGCATGAACAAGCACTATCTGGCCGACGTGGTGCGCGAAAGCGGCCGTCCGGTGGAGGTGCTGACTATCCAGGAGAAAGGCGGCACGCGCAGCACCATCGAGTACGGCGTGGACTGGGTGCGCGACGCGCGCCGGCAACTCGCGGCGCAGCCGAAGGTGGCGATGGCGCTCGACGAACTCGTGATCGGCACCATCTGCGGCGGCTCGGACGGCACGAGCGGCATCACGGCAAACCCTGCCGTGGGCCGCGCGTTCGACCACCTGATCGCACACGGCGCCACCTGCATCTTCGAAGAAACGGGCGAGCTGGTGGGCTGCGAGTACCACATGAAGAACCGCGCCGCGCGGCCCGAGCTGGGCGAGGCGATCGTGGCTTCCGTGGAGAAGGCCGCGCGCTATTACACGGTGCTCGGTCACGGTTCGTTCGCGGTGGGCAACGCCGACGGCGGGCTCACCACGCAGGAAGAAAAGTCGCTGGGCGCGTATGCGAAGAGCGGAGCGTCGCCTATCGTCGGTATCGTGAAGCCGGGCGACGTGCCGCCCACGGGTGGGCTCTATCTGCTCGACGTGGTGCCCGACGGCGAGCCGCGCTTCGGTTTTCCCAACATCAGCGACAACGCCGAGATCGCCGAGCTGATTGCCTGCGGCGCGCACGTGATTCTGTTCACGACGGGGCGCGGTTCGGTGGTGGGGTCCGCGATTTCGCCGGTCATCAAGGTGTGTGCAAACCCGGTCACTTACCGTAATCTGTCGGGCGACATGGACGTGGACGCCGGCCGCATTCTGGAAGGCCGCGCCACGCTCGACGAAGTGGGGCGCGAGGTGTTCGAACAGACACTGGCGGTGGCGCAGGGCGCGCCGTCGAAGTCCGAGGCGCTCGGTCACCAGGAATTCATCCTGACCTACAAGACGTTCGAGCCGGTTGGCCCCGCATGCCTGCCCGCCAGTGTGCAGCCGCGCGGCGCGATTGCGATCGCGTCCAACTGA
- a CDS encoding aldo/keto reductase encodes MTAVLHPKVAGTRRIGRRDVEVTGLSLGTAPLGGLYRDLSDEEAQATVDAAWNAGVRYFDTAPHYGHTKAEHRLGTALRRYARADYVISTKVGRRFVPRTTPYDGSEGWQNPLPFQAIYDYTHDGILRSFEDSQQRLGMIDIDIVLVHDIGRYTHGERNAHYWKQLTEGGGFRALDELRSSGAVKAVGLGVNEGQVILEAMAEFDIDCALLAGRYTLLEQGTLDDLLPACTARNVSILLGGAFNSGILARGVQGDLKFNYGDAPPDVIERVARLETVCRAHDVPLAAAALQFPYAHPAVATVLTGARTPAELLENVGSFERAIPAALWRALREEGLLDPRAPVPGDQP; translated from the coding sequence ATGACAGCAGTGCTGCACCCCAAAGTGGCCGGCACGCGGCGCATCGGTCGCCGCGACGTGGAGGTCACCGGGCTCAGTCTCGGCACCGCGCCGCTCGGCGGCCTGTACCGCGATCTCTCCGACGAAGAGGCGCAAGCCACCGTGGACGCCGCGTGGAACGCGGGCGTGCGCTACTTCGATACGGCGCCGCACTACGGACACACGAAGGCCGAGCATCGCCTCGGCACCGCGCTGCGCCGCTATGCGCGCGCGGACTACGTGATCTCCACGAAGGTGGGCCGCCGCTTCGTGCCGCGCACCACGCCCTACGACGGCAGCGAAGGCTGGCAAAACCCGCTGCCGTTCCAGGCCATCTACGACTACACGCACGACGGCATCCTGCGTTCGTTCGAAGACAGCCAGCAGCGGCTTGGCATGATCGATATCGACATCGTGCTCGTGCACGACATTGGCCGCTACACGCACGGCGAGCGCAACGCGCACTACTGGAAGCAACTGACCGAAGGCGGCGGTTTTCGCGCGCTCGACGAACTGCGTTCGTCCGGTGCCGTGAAGGCCGTGGGGCTGGGTGTGAACGAAGGCCAGGTCATTCTCGAAGCGATGGCCGAGTTCGACATCGACTGCGCCTTGCTCGCGGGCCGCTACACGCTGCTGGAGCAGGGCACGCTCGATGACCTGCTGCCCGCCTGCACCGCGCGCAACGTGAGCATCCTGCTGGGCGGCGCGTTCAATTCGGGCATTCTTGCGCGCGGCGTGCAGGGCGACCTCAAGTTCAACTACGGCGATGCGCCGCCCGACGTGATCGAGCGCGTGGCAAGGCTCGAAACCGTGTGCCGCGCGCACGACGTGCCGCTCGCCGCGGCGGCGTTGCAGTTTCCGTATGCGCATCCCGCAGTAGCCACGGTGCTCACGGGCGCACGCACGCCGGCCGAATTGCTGGAAAACGTGGGCTCGTTCGAACGCGCAATTCCCGCCGCGTTGTGGCGCGCGCTGCGCGAGGAAGGACTGCTCGACCCGCGGGCGCCCGTGCCGGGGGACCAGCCGTGA
- a CDS encoding amidohydrolase family protein produces MTAASTPSAHSNAVPRIDAHQHFWKPERGDYGWLTPELTTLYRTFGPADLAPLREAAHVSRTVVVQAAPTVDETRYLLDLARADESVAGVVGWVPLDDPNAPQLIDELAREPKFKGLRPMLQDLPDDNWIATAPIAPAVDAMIEHDLAFDALIFTRHVPALETFVRRYPRLRVVIDHGAKPPIHDGDGAAGFRAWADGIARLAQLSHMQCKLSGLATEAAPGWTEATLRPYVDHLLATFGAARLMWGSDWPVLNLNGDYLRWHDAAQTLLAGLSAAQRDAVFGGNAAAFYRLSPR; encoded by the coding sequence GTGACGGCCGCATCGACGCCGTCCGCGCATTCGAACGCGGTGCCGCGCATCGACGCCCATCAGCATTTCTGGAAGCCCGAGCGCGGCGACTACGGGTGGCTGACGCCGGAACTCACCACGCTCTATCGCACCTTCGGTCCCGCCGACCTCGCGCCGCTGCGCGAAGCGGCGCACGTGTCGCGCACGGTGGTCGTGCAGGCCGCGCCTACTGTCGATGAAACGCGTTACCTGCTGGATCTGGCGCGCGCAGACGAATCGGTAGCGGGCGTGGTGGGCTGGGTGCCGCTCGACGATCCCAACGCGCCGCAGTTGATCGACGAACTCGCGCGCGAGCCGAAATTCAAGGGTCTGCGTCCGATGCTCCAGGACCTGCCCGACGATAACTGGATTGCCACCGCGCCCATCGCACCTGCCGTCGACGCGATGATCGAGCACGACCTCGCGTTCGACGCGCTCATCTTCACGCGCCACGTGCCTGCGCTCGAAACGTTCGTGCGCCGTTATCCGCGTTTGCGTGTGGTGATCGACCACGGCGCGAAGCCGCCTATTCATGACGGCGACGGCGCTGCGGGCTTTCGCGCCTGGGCCGACGGCATCGCGCGGCTCGCGCAGCTTTCGCACATGCAGTGCAAGCTCTCGGGCCTCGCCACCGAAGCGGCGCCGGGCTGGACCGAGGCCACGCTGCGCCCGTACGTCGATCATCTGCTGGCCACGTTTGGCGCCGCGCGTCTGATGTGGGGCAGCGACTGGCCGGTGCTGAATCTCAACGGCGATTACTTGCGCTGGCACGACGCGGCGCAGACGCTGCTCGCCGGACTTTCCGCTGCACAGCGCGACGCCGTATTCGGCGGCAATGCCGCTGCGTTCTATCGTCTGTCACCTCGCTGA
- a CDS encoding SDR family oxidoreductase — MVQRLNGKTALITAAGQGIGLATAELFAREGARVIATDIRIDGLAGKPVEAHKLDVLDAAAIEALARDVGPIDVLFNCAGFVHAGSILEASEEDWDFAFDLNVKAMYRTIRAFLPGMLEKGGGSIINMSSAASSIKGVPNRFVYGASKAAVIGLTKSVAADFVTRGIRCNAICPGTVASPSLEERIAAQAKAQGITVDAARAAFVARQPMGRVGKAEEIAALALYLASDESGFTTGQAHVIDGGWAN; from the coding sequence ATGGTACAAAGACTCAACGGAAAGACAGCATTGATTACCGCAGCGGGCCAGGGCATCGGGCTCGCCACGGCCGAGCTGTTTGCGCGCGAAGGCGCGCGTGTGATCGCCACCGACATTCGCATCGACGGTCTCGCGGGCAAGCCTGTGGAGGCGCACAAACTCGACGTGCTGGACGCAGCGGCCATCGAAGCACTCGCGCGCGACGTGGGACCCATCGACGTGCTGTTCAATTGCGCGGGCTTCGTGCACGCGGGCTCCATTCTGGAAGCGAGCGAAGAGGACTGGGACTTCGCGTTCGATCTCAACGTGAAGGCGATGTACCGCACCATTCGCGCGTTCCTGCCCGGCATGCTCGAGAAGGGCGGCGGGTCGATCATCAACATGTCGTCGGCGGCGTCGAGCATCAAGGGCGTGCCGAACCGTTTCGTCTACGGCGCGTCGAAAGCGGCTGTGATAGGGTTGACCAAGTCTGTCGCGGCCGACTTCGTGACGCGCGGCATTCGCTGCAACGCGATCTGTCCGGGCACCGTGGCGTCGCCCTCGCTCGAAGAGCGGATCGCGGCGCAGGCCAAGGCGCAGGGCATCACGGTAGACGCCGCGCGCGCGGCGTTCGTGGCGCGCCAGCCGATGGGCCGCGTCGGCAAGGCCGAGGAAATCGCGGCGCTGGCGCTGTATCTGGCCTCGGACGAGTCGGGCTTCACTACCGGTCAGGCACATGTGATCGACGGCGGCTGGGCGAATTGA
- a CDS encoding ureidoglycolate lyase — MKLLRYGPKGQEKPGLLDADGKIRDLSNVVPDIAGDVLTDAGLAKLRAVDVASLPVVEGNPRIGPCVGRIGKFVCIGLNYADHAAESNLPVPTEPVVFNKWTSAVVGPNDDVEIPRGSKKTDWEVELGVVIGKPAKYIDEANALDYVAGYCVVNDVSEREWQIERAGQWDKGKGFDTFGPIGPWLVTRDEVANPQNLDLWLEVDGHRYQNGNTRTMVFTVAKLVSYLSQCMSLQPGDVISTGTPPGVGMGVKPNPVYLKAGQTMRLGIQGLGEQQQRTYAAE, encoded by the coding sequence ATGAAACTGCTTCGTTATGGGCCGAAAGGCCAGGAAAAACCGGGCTTGCTGGATGCCGACGGCAAGATTCGCGACCTGTCCAACGTAGTGCCCGACATTGCAGGCGACGTGCTCACCGACGCGGGCCTCGCGAAGCTGCGCGCGGTCGACGTCGCCTCGCTGCCCGTGGTGGAAGGCAATCCGCGCATCGGGCCGTGCGTGGGGCGCATCGGCAAGTTCGTCTGCATCGGCCTCAACTACGCGGACCATGCGGCCGAATCGAACCTGCCCGTGCCCACGGAGCCCGTCGTCTTCAACAAGTGGACGAGCGCGGTGGTGGGCCCGAACGACGACGTGGAGATTCCGCGCGGCTCGAAGAAGACCGACTGGGAAGTGGAACTGGGCGTGGTGATCGGCAAGCCCGCGAAGTACATCGACGAAGCGAATGCGCTGGACTACGTGGCCGGTTATTGCGTCGTGAACGACGTGTCCGAGCGCGAGTGGCAGATCGAGCGCGCCGGGCAGTGGGACAAAGGCAAGGGCTTCGATACGTTCGGCCCTATCGGCCCATGGCTCGTGACGCGCGACGAAGTGGCGAACCCGCAGAACCTGGACCTGTGGCTCGAAGTGGACGGCCATCGTTACCAGAACGGCAACACGCGCACCATGGTGTTCACCGTGGCGAAGCTGGTCTCGTATCTGTCGCAATGTATGAGCCTGCAACCCGGCGACGTGATCTCCACGGGCACGCCGCCTGGCGTGGGCATGGGCGTGAAGCCGAACCCCGTGTATCTGAAAGCCGGGCAGACCATGCGCCTCGGCATTCAAGGGCTGGGCGAGCAGCAGCAACGCACGTATGCGGCTGAATAA
- a CDS encoding PaaI family thioesterase: MTDLLDRARGALHAQPFSMLLGAELTHVGTRDLTLCLPVRDELRQQHGFVHGGVLSYLADNALTFAGALALGPKVVTGEYKINYLRPAVSGVLLARAQVVYASRQQATCQCSVFVVDAGEEKLVAVAQGTINRLPEENGRLAAQA, from the coding sequence ATGACCGATTTACTGGATCGCGCGCGCGGCGCGCTGCATGCCCAACCGTTCAGCATGCTGCTCGGCGCCGAACTGACGCATGTGGGCACGAGGGACTTGACGCTGTGCCTGCCCGTGCGCGACGAACTGAGGCAACAGCACGGCTTCGTGCACGGTGGCGTGCTGAGCTATCTGGCCGACAACGCGCTGACGTTCGCGGGCGCGCTGGCCCTGGGCCCGAAGGTCGTGACGGGCGAATACAAGATCAACTATCTGCGGCCCGCCGTGAGCGGCGTGCTGCTCGCCCGCGCGCAGGTGGTGTACGCCAGCCGTCAACAGGCGACGTGCCAGTGCAGCGTGTTCGTGGTGGATGCCGGCGAAGAAAAACTGGTGGCCGTCGCGCAAGGCACGATCAACCGACTGCCGGAAGAAAACGGGCGCCTCGCCGCTCAGGCGTAG
- a CDS encoding methyl-accepting chemotaxis protein encodes MFSKIKVASGLLCVLAAFCVLQVVTEGLGFWSLTRTHDDVGDLSNIALRQMDAVNETTQHLMDARINLSRAGTRMVRGGTEPTEIVQHAREQLALADKSFETFTSARKMSAENTARAAALAERFQKLHGALTELAQFLDAGNIQAFLDQPTQSFQDAYLTEQHNFVQFSTAASRASLDSIDSRLALFDGVGLAILFVLVALTAAVYIALRRGVVGPLEDAGRHFERIAQGKLDEPVRAQGTNEIGRLFSGLARMQASVARTVKVVREVADSIHIGADEIATGNADLSARTENQAASLEETAASMEELTSTVRRNADHAREANELANTALDATSRGSEVVNEVVDKMRGIARSSDKIAEIIGVIDGIAFQTNILALNAAVEAARAGEQGRGFAVVAGEVRGLAQRSAQSAKEIKTLISESVAQIQGGSELVERAGEAMSNVSASISRVTQMMADITASSMEQSTGIEQVNQAVVQMDEMTQQNAALVEEAAAAAASLHQQTQQLKEAVSVFEISEAVLGDARSGGMSAARRVEPAGAFAAA; translated from the coding sequence ATGTTCAGCAAGATCAAGGTCGCATCGGGCCTGTTATGTGTTCTGGCCGCTTTCTGCGTGTTGCAGGTGGTGACCGAGGGGCTGGGGTTCTGGTCGCTCACGCGCACGCACGACGACGTGGGCGATCTCTCCAACATCGCGCTGCGGCAGATGGATGCGGTGAACGAGACCACCCAGCATCTGATGGATGCGCGCATCAACCTCTCGCGCGCCGGCACGCGGATGGTTCGCGGCGGTACCGAGCCCACCGAAATCGTTCAGCACGCGCGCGAGCAACTCGCGCTTGCCGACAAATCGTTCGAGACGTTCACGAGCGCACGCAAGATGAGCGCCGAGAACACCGCGCGCGCGGCGGCACTCGCCGAGCGCTTTCAGAAGCTGCACGGCGCGCTGACCGAACTCGCGCAGTTTCTCGACGCGGGTAACATCCAGGCGTTCCTCGATCAACCGACGCAGTCCTTCCAGGACGCGTATCTCACCGAGCAACACAATTTCGTGCAGTTCAGCACGGCGGCGAGCCGCGCGTCGCTCGATTCGATCGACAGCCGCCTTGCGTTGTTCGACGGCGTGGGCCTCGCGATTCTCTTCGTGCTCGTCGCGTTGACGGCGGCCGTCTATATCGCGCTGCGGCGCGGTGTGGTGGGTCCGCTCGAAGACGCGGGGCGTCACTTCGAGCGCATCGCGCAAGGCAAGCTCGACGAACCGGTCAGGGCTCAGGGCACGAACGAGATCGGTCGGCTCTTTTCGGGGCTGGCGAGGATGCAGGCCAGCGTGGCGCGCACCGTGAAGGTGGTGCGTGAAGTGGCGGACTCCATCCATATCGGCGCCGACGAAATCGCCACGGGCAACGCGGATCTTTCGGCCCGCACCGAGAACCAGGCGGCGTCGCTGGAAGAAACCGCCGCGAGCATGGAGGAACTCACCTCCACCGTGCGCCGCAACGCCGACCACGCGCGCGAGGCGAACGAACTCGCGAACACCGCGCTCGATGCCACGTCGCGCGGCAGCGAGGTCGTGAACGAAGTGGTCGACAAGATGCGCGGCATTGCGCGCAGCTCGGACAAGATCGCGGAGATCATCGGTGTGATCGACGGCATCGCGTTCCAGACCAACATCCTCGCGCTGAATGCGGCCGTGGAAGCGGCGCGCGCGGGCGAGCAGGGCCGCGGCTTCGCCGTGGTGGCCGGCGAAGTGCGCGGGCTGGCCCAGCGCAGCGCGCAATCGGCCAAGGAGATCAAGACGCTGATCAGCGAATCCGTCGCGCAGATTCAGGGCGGCTCGGAACTCGTGGAGCGCGCGGGCGAAGCGATGAGCAACGTGTCGGCGTCCATCTCGCGCGTGACGCAGATGATGGCGGACATCACCGCGTCGTCGATGGAGCAGAGCACCGGCATCGAGCAGGTCAACCAGGCCGTGGTGCAAATGGACGAGATGACGCAGCAGAACGCGGCGCTCGTCGAAGAGGCTGCGGCCGCAGCGGCGTCGCTGCATCAGCAGACGCAGCAACTGAAGGAAGCGGTCTCCGTCTTCGAGATTTCGGAGGCCGTGCTGGGCGACGCGCGAAGCGGTGGGATGTCGGCGGCGCGGCGAGTGGAGCCGGCGGGGGCGTTCGCGGCGGCTTGA
- a CDS encoding AGE family epimerase/isomerase codes for MNASTPAASLRDHFSQVILPLWRGAGFNAALRLPYEAVTPDDHRPLPVTRYRAMACARQLFVFSLANDSAHAHTLFDALRHTFEDRRHGGWFYSVGPDGAPLDTTKDLYTHAFVVFACSVYGAQFGNRDALGIVHSTSALIEERFAARDGLFNAALGDDFRSVTGTPLQNPLMHLTEAWLAAREATRDAAFDSAVTRLAEAIARTFVHAPTGCIAELPVGAEGNRVEPGHQFEWFYLVSRAKGLLGNSGLDEAMSRAFTFAQQHGVDPSTGGVAAALDEHGGMLDATQRIWAQTEYLRALATHNDAAVREALPQQIERFRERFLHARGWYECKTPEGDVARADMPSTTPYHLATAYAALP; via the coding sequence ATGAACGCATCCACGCCGGCCGCCTCGCTGCGCGATCATTTCTCCCAGGTGATTCTGCCGCTGTGGCGCGGCGCCGGCTTCAACGCCGCGCTGCGTCTGCCCTACGAAGCGGTGACGCCGGACGATCACCGTCCGTTGCCCGTCACCCGCTATCGCGCGATGGCGTGCGCGCGCCAGCTGTTCGTCTTCTCGCTCGCCAACGACTCCGCCCACGCGCACACGCTCTTCGACGCCCTGCGCCACACGTTCGAAGATCGTCGCCACGGCGGCTGGTTCTATAGCGTCGGCCCGGACGGCGCGCCGCTCGACACCACGAAAGATCTCTACACGCACGCGTTCGTCGTCTTCGCGTGCTCCGTGTATGGCGCGCAGTTCGGCAATCGCGATGCGCTGGGTATCGTGCACAGTACGTCCGCGCTGATCGAAGAGCGCTTCGCCGCGCGCGACGGCCTCTTCAACGCGGCGCTGGGCGACGACTTTCGCAGCGTCACCGGCACGCCGCTGCAGAATCCGCTGATGCATCTCACGGAAGCCTGGCTCGCCGCTCGCGAAGCCACGCGCGACGCCGCGTTCGACAGCGCCGTCACGCGCCTCGCCGAAGCCATCGCGCGCACGTTCGTGCACGCGCCCACGGGCTGCATCGCTGAGCTGCCCGTCGGCGCCGAGGGCAATCGCGTGGAGCCGGGACATCAGTTCGAATGGTTCTATCTGGTCTCGCGCGCGAAAGGCCTGCTCGGCAACTCGGGCCTCGACGAGGCCATGTCGCGCGCCTTCACGTTCGCGCAACAGCACGGCGTGGACCCTTCGACAGGCGGTGTGGCCGCCGCGCTCGATGAACACGGCGGCATGCTCGATGCCACGCAACGCATCTGGGCGCAGACCGAATATCTGCGCGCGCTCGCCACGCACAACGACGCCGCGGTGCGCGAGGCGTTGCCGCAGCAGATCGAGCGCTTTCGCGAGCGCTTTCTGCATGCGCGCGGATGGTACGAGTGCAAGACGCCCGAAGGGGACGTCGCGCGCGCGGACATGCCGTCCACCACGCCGTACCATCTCGCCACCGCTTACGCTGCGCTGCCTTGA
- a CDS encoding DUF2442 domain-containing protein — protein sequence MGGDAVNVHFDRTHLVLDLLDGRAIQFPLHWFPVLEAATEAEREHFAISMDRKQLYWPELDEDVNVTALLMSMAEGTRH from the coding sequence ATGGGCGGCGACGCAGTGAATGTGCACTTCGACAGGACACATCTGGTGCTCGACCTGCTGGACGGGCGGGCCATTCAGTTTCCGCTGCACTGGTTTCCCGTGCTGGAAGCGGCGACCGAGGCGGAGCGCGAGCACTTCGCGATATCGATGGACCGCAAGCAGTTGTACTGGCCGGAACTCGACGAAGACGTGAACGTGACGGCGTTGCTCATGTCGATGGCGGAAGGCACGCGGCACTAG
- a CDS encoding DMT family transporter, which yields MQTASNPRPARRLNAAFTALLAAALFGATTPLAKALLGSISPFMVAGLFYLGSGVGLAVVMAIQRARRRANEAAHRDRIARPEIPWLAGAIAAGGVAGPALLMLGLTTTPAATASLLLNLEGVFTAVIAWLVFRENVDLSVFLGMVAIVAGGLLLSWQPGVGGVTTGALFVAAACACWAIDNNLTRKVSTHDATMIACVKGLVAGSVNLAISLGSGAHLPEAGTTLAAMVTGFAGYGVSLALFVVALRHLGTARTGAYFSVAPLFGVALALILWPQMPPWPFWAAALLMGLGVWLHLRERHEHAHTHEPMRHSHRHRHDEHHRHTHDFDWDGNEPHTHPHQHDAIAHTHAHYPDIHHRHSH from the coding sequence ATGCAAACCGCTTCGAATCCTCGCCCGGCTCGTCGGCTGAACGCGGCCTTCACGGCGCTATTGGCTGCAGCGCTCTTTGGCGCCACGACGCCGCTCGCCAAGGCGCTGCTCGGGTCGATTTCGCCCTTCATGGTGGCGGGGCTCTTCTATCTGGGCAGCGGCGTGGGGCTCGCCGTCGTCATGGCGATACAGCGAGCAAGGCGGCGTGCCAACGAAGCGGCTCATCGCGACCGCATCGCACGCCCCGAGATTCCGTGGCTGGCAGGCGCAATCGCGGCCGGCGGAGTAGCCGGCCCGGCCCTGCTCATGCTCGGCCTCACCACGACGCCGGCCGCCACGGCATCGCTGCTGCTGAACCTGGAAGGCGTGTTCACGGCGGTAATCGCGTGGCTCGTGTTCCGCGAGAACGTCGATCTGTCGGTCTTTCTGGGTATGGTCGCCATCGTGGCCGGCGGCCTGTTGCTCTCATGGCAGCCGGGTGTGGGCGGCGTCACGACGGGGGCACTCTTCGTGGCGGCCGCATGTGCCTGCTGGGCTATCGACAACAACCTCACCCGCAAAGTCTCCACCCACGACGCGACGATGATTGCCTGCGTCAAAGGGTTGGTGGCCGGCTCGGTCAATCTGGCGATCTCGTTGGGATCAGGCGCCCACCTGCCTGAAGCCGGGACCACGCTCGCCGCAATGGTCACCGGGTTTGCGGGGTACGGCGTGAGCCTTGCGCTCTTCGTTGTCGCGTTGCGCCACCTCGGCACGGCACGCACGGGCGCGTATTTCTCTGTTGCGCCACTGTTCGGCGTGGCGTTGGCCCTCATCCTCTGGCCGCAGATGCCGCCGTGGCCGTTCTGGGCCGCCGCCCTCCTCATGGGGCTGGGCGTGTGGCTGCATCTGCGCGAGCGTCACGAACACGCCCATACGCATGAGCCGATGCGGCACAGCCATCGTCATCGGCACGATGAACATCATCGGCACACGCACGACTTCGACTGGGACGGCAACGAGCCGCATACGCATCCACATCAGCACGACGCCATCGCTCATACGCACGCGCACTACCCGGACATCCATCACCGGCATTCCCACTGA